One Desulfobulbus propionicus DSM 2032 DNA segment encodes these proteins:
- a CDS encoding P-II family nitrogen regulator, which yields MKKIEAIIKPFKLDEVKDALNGIGIKGMTVTEVKGYGRQKGHTEIYRGAEYVVDFIPKIKIELIVQDELVDQVIETITKNARTGKIGDGKIFVLPVERIVRVRTGETGSEAI from the coding sequence ATGAAAAAAATAGAGGCGATTATTAAACCCTTCAAGCTCGATGAAGTGAAAGACGCGCTCAATGGCATTGGCATCAAAGGGATGACCGTCACCGAGGTCAAAGGGTACGGACGGCAGAAAGGACACACCGAGATCTATCGCGGCGCCGAGTATGTGGTTGATTTCATCCCGAAGATAAAGATCGAGCTGATTGTCCAGGATGAACTGGTCGACCAGGTCATCGAGACGATCACCAAGAACGCTCGGACCGGCAAGATCGGTGACGGCAAGATTTTTGTCCTGCCGGTGGAGCGGATTGTCCGGGTGCGTACCGGGGAGACGGGCAGCGAGGCCATCTGA
- a CDS encoding ammonium transporter produces the protein MINGADTAFILAAAGLVLLMTPGLALFYAGMVRSKNVLGTIMQSLVLISLVSLEWVYLGYSMSFGPDVGGVIGDLSWVGLKGVGTAPSAVYATTIPHSVFMIYQCMFAVITPALIAGAFAERVRFPAFVAFSLLWAVLVYNPVCHWIWGSGGWLAKLGVLDFAGGLVVHATCGAAALASVLVIGPRRGYGQTNFMPHNLPMTMLGTGLLWFGWFGFNGGSALAANELAATAFVATHLAGMSGMAMWTVMEWIKLGKPTTLGAASGAIAGLATITPAAGFVGPNAAIVIGLIAGVVCYGAVNMKSRFKFDDSLDVVGIHGVGGVSGTLLLGVFASKSVNPAGVDGLLAGNGAQLGTQLIGVGVVCAYAFTVSWLILKGVQAVIGLRITEEAEHQGLDYTEHSETAYN, from the coding sequence ACGCGGGGATGGTGCGGAGTAAAAATGTGCTGGGCACCATCATGCAGAGTCTTGTGCTGATCTCGCTCGTCTCCCTGGAATGGGTCTATCTGGGGTATTCGATGTCCTTTGGCCCGGATGTCGGCGGTGTTATCGGTGATCTGTCCTGGGTGGGCCTCAAGGGTGTGGGGACCGCGCCGAGCGCCGTCTACGCCACCACCATTCCGCATTCGGTGTTCATGATCTACCAGTGCATGTTCGCGGTGATCACGCCGGCCCTGATCGCCGGAGCCTTTGCCGAGCGGGTCCGCTTTCCCGCCTTTGTGGCGTTCAGCCTGCTGTGGGCCGTGCTGGTGTACAACCCCGTGTGTCACTGGATATGGGGCAGTGGCGGTTGGCTGGCGAAACTAGGGGTGCTGGATTTTGCCGGTGGATTGGTGGTCCATGCGACCTGCGGCGCCGCGGCCCTGGCCTCGGTCCTGGTCATTGGGCCGCGAAGGGGGTACGGGCAAACCAACTTCATGCCTCACAATCTGCCGATGACCATGCTTGGCACCGGCCTGCTGTGGTTCGGCTGGTTTGGCTTCAACGGGGGCAGCGCTTTGGCGGCCAACGAGCTGGCGGCAACGGCCTTTGTCGCCACCCATCTTGCCGGAATGTCCGGGATGGCCATGTGGACGGTGATGGAGTGGATCAAGCTGGGCAAGCCCACCACCCTGGGGGCAGCCTCCGGCGCCATCGCCGGCTTGGCCACCATTACCCCGGCGGCGGGTTTTGTTGGTCCCAATGCGGCGATTGTCATCGGCTTGATAGCGGGCGTTGTCTGCTATGGGGCGGTCAACATGAAGAGCCGGTTCAAGTTCGATGATTCGCTGGACGTGGTCGGCATCCACGGTGTGGGCGGGGTGAGCGGCACCCTTTTGTTGGGCGTGTTTGCCTCCAAGTCGGTCAATCCGGCGGGGGTCGATGGGTTGCTCGCCGGCAACGGCGCACAGTTGGGGACGCAGCTAATCGGCGTGGGTGTGGTCTGCGCCTATGCCTTTACCGTCAGCTGGCTGATTCTCAAGGGGGTGCAGGCGGTGATCGGGTTGCGCATCACCGAGGAAGCCGAGCATCAAGGGCTTGACTACACCGAGCATTCGGAAACGGCCTACAACTGA